The proteins below are encoded in one region of Limnohabitans sp. 63ED37-2:
- a CDS encoding phosphoadenylyl-sulfate reductase, translating into MSSRLISSRNAPAKATALHAQASPDFAAKLAETQALLRRAAAEFAPVAQASSLGAEDVVITHLINSLQLDIPIFVLETGALHTETLALLERTQAHSRAPINVFRPVQESVIRFVRERGQDAMYKSIELRKACCGVRKMEPLARALKGQKAWITGLRQEQSTARAKVPLLDESEVASKSLYKFNPLAKWTWGDVWHYIATNQVDYNPLHDQFFPSIGCAPCTRAISLGEEFRAGRWWWEDEAAKECGLHVKA; encoded by the coding sequence ATGTCCTCACGCCTGATTTCTTCGCGCAACGCCCCGGCCAAAGCCACCGCGCTGCACGCCCAAGCCAGCCCCGACTTTGCCGCCAAACTGGCCGAGACCCAGGCGCTGCTGCGCCGCGCGGCGGCCGAATTCGCCCCTGTGGCCCAGGCCTCCAGCTTGGGCGCTGAAGATGTGGTCATCACACACCTCATCAACAGCCTGCAACTCGACATTCCGATCTTTGTGCTGGAGACCGGCGCACTGCACACCGAAACCCTGGCCCTGCTGGAGCGCACCCAGGCGCATTCGCGTGCGCCGATCAACGTCTTCCGCCCGGTGCAGGAATCGGTGATCCGGTTTGTGCGCGAGCGTGGCCAGGACGCGATGTACAAATCGATTGAGCTGCGCAAAGCCTGCTGCGGCGTGCGCAAGATGGAGCCGCTGGCCCGTGCGCTCAAGGGCCAAAAGGCATGGATCACCGGTCTGCGCCAAGAACAATCCACGGCCCGAGCCAAGGTGCCTTTGCTCGACGAGAGTGAAGTGGCCAGCAAGTCACTGTACAAGTTCAACCCCTTGGCCAAATGGACTTGGGGTGATGTGTGGCACTACATCGCCACCAACCAGGTGGACTACAACCCGCTGCACGACCAGTTTTTCCCGAGCATCGGCTGCGCGCCTTGCACACGGGCCATCAGCCTGGGCGAGGAGTTCCGCGCCGGGCGCTGGTGGTGGGAGGACGAGGCGGCCAAGGAGTGTGGACTGCACGTCAAAGCTTGA
- the cysD gene encoding sulfate adenylyltransferase subunit CysD — protein sequence MNAMTQTELHTLSNSHLDALEEETIFILREVAAAFERPTLLFSGGKDSLVMLKCAEKAFGAGRIPYPLLMIDTGHNFTEVTDFRDSRAKELGAELIVRSVEDSMKRGTVRLAHPGESRNVHQSVTLLEAIEEFRFDALIGGARRDEEKARAKERIFSHRDSFGQWQPKAQRPELWTLFNHKLQPGEHFRVFPISNWTELDVWQYIARERIALPSIYYTHQREVVDRRGLLVPVTALTPPKDGEEVVVRDVRFRTVGDITCTCPVESTAATPEQIVIETLAADVSERGATRMDDKTSEASMEKRKKDGYF from the coding sequence ATGAACGCCATGACACAAACCGAGTTGCACACCCTGAGCAACAGCCACCTGGACGCGCTGGAAGAGGAAACCATCTTCATCCTGCGCGAAGTCGCCGCCGCCTTCGAGCGCCCCACTCTGCTGTTCTCTGGCGGCAAGGATTCGCTGGTCATGCTCAAGTGCGCCGAGAAGGCTTTTGGCGCGGGCCGCATCCCCTATCCCTTGCTGATGATCGACACCGGGCACAACTTCACCGAAGTGACCGACTTCCGCGATTCGCGTGCGAAGGAATTGGGTGCCGAGCTGATCGTGCGCAGCGTCGAAGACTCGATGAAGCGTGGCACCGTGCGCCTGGCCCACCCGGGCGAAAGCCGCAATGTGCACCAGTCGGTCACGCTGCTCGAAGCCATCGAAGAGTTCCGCTTTGACGCGCTGATTGGCGGTGCCCGCCGTGACGAAGAAAAAGCACGCGCCAAGGAGCGCATCTTCAGCCACCGCGACAGTTTTGGCCAATGGCAGCCCAAGGCCCAGCGCCCGGAGTTGTGGACGCTGTTCAACCACAAGCTGCAGCCGGGCGAGCACTTTCGTGTGTTCCCGATCAGCAACTGGACCGAGCTGGACGTGTGGCAGTACATCGCCCGCGAACGCATTGCGCTGCCTTCGATTTACTACACCCACCAACGTGAGGTGGTGGACCGCCGGGGCCTGTTGGTGCCGGTGACCGCGCTGACACCACCCAAAGACGGCGAAGAGGTGGTGGTGCGTGATGTGCGTTTCCGCACTGTGGGTGACATCACTTGCACCTGCCCGGTCGAGAGCACTGCAGCCACGCCCGAGCAAATCGTGATCGAGACGCTGGCGGCTGATGTGAGCGAGCGCGGCGCGACCCGAATGGACGACAAGACATCCGAGGCTTCGATGGAGAAGCGCAAAAAAGACGGCTATTTCTGA
- a CDS encoding sulfate adenylyltransferase subunit 1 codes for MSNKQHFSAKSSESNTQTALRFITCGSVDDGKSTLIGRLLVDTKAVLQDHLAGVQRSGETDLALLTDGLSAEREQGITIDVAYRYFNTEARKFIIGDAPGHEQYTRNMVTAASSADAAVVLVDAIKLDWANPNLQLLPQTRRHSLLVNLLRVPSVVFAINKLDAVADATVAYNNIAGALNKFAQEAGITVTAMVPVSALKGWNVVTTENNDQTNWCGYTGPSLLSILEDLPVTPAETDAAFSFPVQWVEKFHDSGVTTQGRRVFWGRVATGSIEPGQTIQVFPSGQTAVVSQVLSATRQPQNKAAGQSAGIVLDREVDVSRGDWLLAQHGSPAGQRQLSTTIAWMDDEPLVAGRVYWALHGHRWVKAKVQRVEHRMNINTLAEEEATELPPNAMGHVTLALQEPLTTLPFAQSRVLGALVLVDTASHKTSGAVLVN; via the coding sequence ATGAGCAACAAGCAACATTTCTCCGCCAAGTCCTCTGAAAGCAACACACAAACCGCGTTGCGATTCATCACCTGCGGCTCGGTCGACGACGGCAAGAGCACGCTGATTGGCCGCCTGCTGGTGGACACCAAGGCCGTGCTGCAAGACCACTTGGCGGGTGTGCAGCGCTCGGGCGAGACCGACTTGGCCCTGCTGACCGACGGCCTGAGCGCCGAGCGCGAGCAAGGCATCACCATCGACGTGGCCTACCGCTACTTCAACACCGAAGCGCGCAAGTTCATCATCGGCGACGCGCCCGGCCACGAGCAGTACACCCGCAACATGGTCACCGCGGCATCGAGCGCCGACGCGGCCGTGGTACTGGTTGACGCCATCAAGCTCGACTGGGCCAACCCCAACCTGCAACTGCTGCCGCAGACTCGCCGCCACTCGCTGCTGGTGAACCTGCTGCGTGTCCCGTCTGTGGTGTTCGCCATCAACAAACTCGACGCTGTGGCCGACGCCACTGTGGCTTACAACAACATCGCAGGCGCTTTGAACAAGTTCGCCCAAGAAGCGGGCATCACCGTGACCGCCATGGTGCCCGTGTCGGCCCTCAAAGGCTGGAATGTGGTCACCACAGAAAACAACGACCAGACCAACTGGTGCGGCTACACCGGCCCCAGCCTGCTCAGCATCCTCGAAGACCTGCCCGTGACCCCAGCCGAAACCGATGCGGCCTTCAGCTTCCCCGTGCAGTGGGTCGAAAAATTTCATGACTCCGGTGTGACCACCCAAGGCCGCCGCGTGTTCTGGGGCCGCGTGGCCACGGGCAGCATCGAGCCGGGCCAAACCATCCAAGTCTTCCCCAGCGGCCAGACTGCCGTGGTCTCGCAAGTGCTGTCAGCCACACGCCAACCCCAAAACAAGGCCGCTGGTCAAAGCGCAGGCATCGTGCTCGACCGCGAAGTGGACGTCTCGCGTGGCGATTGGCTGCTGGCCCAACACGGCAGCCCCGCAGGCCAGCGCCAGCTGAGCACCACCATCGCCTGGATGGACGACGAGCCCTTGGTGGCGGGTCGGGTGTACTGGGCTCTTCATGGCCACCGCTGGGTCAAGGCCAAGGTGCAGCGCGTGGAGCACCGCATGAACATCAACACCCTGGCCGAGGAAGAAGCCACCGAGCTGCCCCCCAACGCCATGGGGCATGTGACCCTGGCGCTGCAAGAGCCACTGACCACCTTGCCCTTTGCCCAGTCGCGCGTTTTAGGTGCACTGGTGCTGGTGGACACCGCCAGCCACAAGACCTCAGGCGCCGTGCTGGTGAATTGA
- the fdxA gene encoding ferredoxin FdxA encodes MTHVVSESCIQCKYTDCVDVCPVDCFREGPNFLTIDPDECIDCAVCIPECPVNAIFAEEDLPADQQHMTKLNAELALLPGWKSITKRKTPMPNADDWKDKTGKLSELIR; translated from the coding sequence ATGACCCACGTTGTTTCCGAATCCTGTATCCAGTGCAAATACACCGACTGTGTGGACGTTTGCCCTGTGGATTGCTTTCGCGAAGGCCCCAACTTTCTGACCATCGACCCCGATGAGTGCATCGATTGCGCCGTGTGCATCCCCGAGTGCCCCGTGAACGCGATCTTTGCCGAAGAAGATCTGCCCGCCGACCAACAGCACATGACCAAGCTGAATGCCGAGTTGGCCCTGTTGCCTGGCTGGAAAAGCATCACCAAACGCAAAACCCCCATGCCCAACGCCGACGACTGGAAAGACAAGACCGGCAAGTTGTCTGAGTTGATCCGCTGA